A region of the Oenanthe melanoleuca isolate GR-GAL-2019-014 chromosome 14, OMel1.0, whole genome shotgun sequence genome:
CAACTTAATTGAGGTTAAAGAGGGACAACAATCTGCTGTAAACAAAGCGTAGTTTGACCTTGGGAAATAATAATGGATTTTCTAGAACAGAAGCACAGGAACTTCAAGCGAGATTTCTGGATGTTTTCATCCTCCCTGTGTAGGCTGGGTCTATATTAAAGCGCCAATCATTAAACAGAATATATTACGAACTTAGTTCTGTCTCGGAGCTAGTAACTGGTTTTGCTCCCGAAAGATTGTATGAACACGCATTGCACTGCTAGAGCAGCCTGAGTGAGGATGAGCAGAGACTTGCATTTCCTGTGTAGTTCTTCAGTGACATCCAATCTGCTCAAAGCTTACTTTGGCTGAATACGTAACATTTACTTCACCCATTCACACAAACTAGCTATAGCAACACATGCCATTATTTGATCTTAGCCCTCTCAACTTGCTATACACCCATGCTTCTTCTCTACACTAACTGCTACTGTAATAATTATGTCACTCCCAGCAACTCTCACAAGTCACATCAAACAGATTTTTGTAGGCGTTACTAATAATTTAATCTTTCTCCAATGAACAAGTAGACATATACCACATGAAAACTTCCATTAGATGCAGTCCACGTTTAAAGTCTAACAAGCATTTTATCTATCTACATAGTTAGGAGCTAGGGCTGGCATTTTTCCCTTAGTGGAAATGTAGGATGATATTTTAAGCTATTTTTAAGGCTTAACTAGATGCAAAAGACTCCTGTACCCACCCTTCTGGAACTAGTTTGGTTCTTTGTGATTTTGGctaagattttaaaaagcatgcaTGGGACTTTCCTCAATGGGTAGAGGAATTCTACTCTTAGCTGTACAACTCTATTCACATAACAGCGAGCAGTCCTAAACATGTCCAAGAACTTCGTTCTAGTCAACAATGTAAAAGTTCTTTGTATGGACTTTGTGCTGCATTGAGCAGAACTGATAAGCATATCATGAAACtaaaataatgttaaatatTTGTTAATGTGTAACTGCAGATGATGCCTAGTTTCTGTTTAGTATTAGCCTTCCTGATTTAGAAGGTAAATTGATTGCATGAAACAGTAACTGGatacattttcaaaaggaaaatagttATAATACTTACAACAGGTATTAATTGCTCCACAGCAATTACTGTCTCATTGTTTGGACACTCCATCTCAGTTATCTTTTAGTGCTTTACTCTTCTCTGTGCTTAACATCCTCCTTCACTGATGGATCAGCTcctatatttaatttttaaaatatatactaTTCATATTAGTAAACTAGTTGGAATTCCACATAACTTTTGTTATGTGAAGTTGCACTCTAGCTACCATCTTATGCAACAATAATTAAATACTAATATTGGATTAATTAGATTATAATATACAAGGAATGCAAAGGCCTGCTCAATTCACTCTAGTAATTATTATTGCAACACTTCAATAGAAAATTTTGGTTTTCACAGACTAAGTATGTGAAATACATGTATGAGTCTTGACTTAATTTATAGCTGTTACTAATCATTCCACTTATTAAACACCATATATCATAATTCACTTCGTAAGTTAAATGATGGGGAATCAGAAAAAGCATCTATTCAGAacaaggaaattttaaaaaaattattgcaaatgAAAACTGATTTACAGGCTTTAAGGGAGGagcttgtttggttttttaaaatcagacCATTGCAAAACTACAGTGGTATCACATTGCAATTCCAttaaaaggaggaaacaaaTTGCATACACCTCCTAAAAACTGCAGATAGTAAAGGAAAAATCACATTGCAGACCTTTAGTGTTCTTCTGAATTTGCTAAAAGATAGAgcattcagaaaatattttaaaatgagaatatGCATAGAAAAAAGTTACTCCAGTCATTTtacaagaaaacacaaagacGTTTCAAGAGTTCACAAGGAAGTACAGCCACAGTGTTCTTAGTAAATATTTCCTTAATTCCACCTCAAGTATTCAATGAGGTGTGGCATAGAACAATTGTGCACTGAAATTGTGGATTAAGACCTACGAGTATTTGCTGATGGTTGCATGAAACTCTTAGTGTTAGTTCAAAATCAGAAGAActcaggaggaatttctccacACAATTTTATCATTAGCACAATTGAGGTATTACTAGCATTAGTAGAAATCTTTTCCCAGATACTGTTTGTTAATGTTTTAATGTTGTTAACACCTTGGAGTACTTGTTAATCAACAGGGTTTCTTTTGGTCATGTTCCTTCCCTCAAATGCTTCAGCATTAAGAACATAATTTCCAACATCACTGGACTAAAAATGCCTCTTGGGAGAGTCATCGTATTACATCATTTGTAACTACAAAGAATGTACTTGTATGCCAATATCACTGGTGTTATTCATCTACTTATAAAATCTCAGATCCCGGGTTACTTCAAAATAACAATGAAACTTTACAAGAGACACTGTAAATTGTGTATGTACACTATGATCAACTTCTACATTTGCAGCTTTGCATCAACAGTATAatacagacattttaaaagcacCCTTACAAACAAAAGTATTGCACTGGCATTATAAAAATTCACAGTAAGTTTAACTTCCAGGCCTTGGTAAAAAAGAGTGCAAGAGCTTTTCATTGTGCAAGAGCTTTTTATCCAAACCTTCCaggttattaaaaataataataattcaaacaaaaaaaaaaaaaataaaaccaactcTATGACAAGCTGCAGTGATTTTTCGGCAAATCAGGTTCAATTCTTTTTTAGCTTTCACTACTTAAAGAGATTTTTTGGGATCTATTTTCACCATTTCAAGGCATATCCAGTCCAACACTGAAATAGGTGCATTTGGCAGAGATATGGCTCCACATGTCCATTTTATGGAGAGTCCACAATGCTTGCAGAGATTATTCCACAATGAGAGAATCCTCTTGTCTTGAGCAGAGAATCTCTTTCCATAATTTGCAGCATTTCCCCCACTTTTTGGGGCAGTAACATCAATAGTCGTGTCTTCAACAGATCCTGAAGATAACACATGAAGAAGAGGTTACTCTGAAATAGTCTTAGAGCAAATGGTCATATAACTCTAAACTGTTTCTTAAAGTCAATCTTAGAAGTACTTTTCCTTATGTTTAACAGCCTATTGGGACCCGAAAGAAAGGTCCATCAAGTCACCAGCCCATCTCCAATAATGGCCAAGTGTGATGTCTCAATAAAGGCATAAGAATATAGCACACAAGTAATATCTCCTCAGGATATCATCTTAACTGCCACTGACTGCCCTGGGTCTTCCTGAGCCAAATATTATCTTTACATCTCTTCTGCTTTGTCCTTCGGATTTTTGAATCAGTAAATTTTTATCTGTCTCATGTCAAGTAATCCCACACTCCAATTACATATCACGTGACAGTTTGTTTGTTCCTGCTTTGCCTTGGGAGACACGCAATTCATACCTTTCCCATAGTGACTGTATAGACTTCTAGAACACTTCATACCCTGCATCTCCTTTCAGGCTTGAGGATCCTAATCTACTTAGTACTTCTTTAATAGAAGCATTCCATATCACAAGAATTCTCACCTTTCTCTACTATATAATTTTTAAGATGGGAAATCAGAACTGTAGCATTCCTTTTATAATTTCAAAAAGTTAATGCTCAAGAAGGTTTCCAAATGGACAGTAAATTGAAAGcatatggggttttttggtgatttgttttttggttggttgttttcattttttgtttgtttttgagggGGGTgagtttttgtgtgtgtggtattttttggtttttttttgttttgttttgttttgtttctgaatgtgtgtgtgtggtggtggtttttttcctccttatcCAGACAATATCTGCCCGAACATGTTTAACCCGTTTGGTTGCGTTCATAAATATCTCTTGATGGGGAGAGGATTTGGTCTATCAGCAAGGAAGGATCTGATTCAGACGGTTGTTTACGAGAAGTTCGAAGGCACTTTAGATGAACTTACTTCAAAAGGAAACTATAAATTATCTTTCAAGGTAAAACCATTTGTTatcctttttttcactttgcaaGTAAAATCATAGAGTTTATGATCCAATATGTAACATAACTGCTATACACCCCCTCTGTTTTGGTTCCTTCTGAAGTTTACTGAAGTTTGTTTACTGTAGCAACAGAAGCTGCCATTTACTTGAGATATCTTGTACTAAATCACTATAGATATCCCTATAGGATATATAAATCTAATTACAATCGAGAATAAgacttgaaatatttcaaaataatggaTAACTTTCACTACTAGGAGTTCTTTACAACAGAATCTATATCCATCTACACATATTGCATCTACAGAGATAGCAGATTATCTGCTGAGTTCAATATCCGCTATTGCCATGATCTTTAGATGAAATGGTTTTGcataataatttataaatgcAAATCTTTCCCTGCAAATATGGACCTGccaatttcagaagaaaaaggaggtCTGAAAATAGAACTACTAATTTTCAACAACCTGTTTTCTAATTGCAGGTGTAGTTAATAATAAACTAAAGAGCAGTAACAATCTTTGAAGGTGGTATTGCTGCTGTTCTTTCCTGTCTCCTACAAGTTTTCTATTAAGCAATAATTATCCATATTCCATCTCCCTACTGTTAAAACTTTCTCTCAAGAAAAATTTCATGGCTCTCATGAAAGAAGACTATTTCCATGTACTTTTCTGTAAATTAACAGTATCTTCAGAATTTAGTTTcaaggagaagcaggaaaagctgaTCTTGTACATAGTGAATCAGAACAGCGAGATGTTTAGAATCCTTGAACAGTTCAAACAGTACAAAACTGTGTTTATAGTTCCTTCAATAGAGGATTTTACAGAGTGAAGTGAAGGCTTGACTTTTGCTGTATAAATGAACACTCTAGGGATATTTTGAAAAGCTTCATGTTTTTCAACCACGCTTTGAAATAGGACCTAGACAAGCAGTTTAACCGAGGATTGCATTTATAAGTTTCAACCTCTTACCTACAGCTCTGTCCCCAAGCCAGCATTTCACCTTTCTTGTTCTCCAATGAACTAACATTTCCTGATGCTAACGAAGGGGCTTCCCCTCCCAAGAGCCGGTGTGGGGTAGTGGTTAATGGCCATTTCTGGCCGCATTTGGTTGCTGTGAGGACCAGTTCAGAACACCACGGCTCCTGTGCAGCTTTCGGGCACCAGCTGTCCCCATGCCAGCTCCACCTCACTCCCCAGGCTTCACTCCTGCCCGCCTTTCCCGTTCTCCGAGGCTACAGGAAGTGTCTTCCCTGCCTAATCCCACCTGTGCAATCCTCCCCTCTCGTCTTTTAACCGCCTGAACTGAGAAAGATTCCCCACTACTCTTATTTTAAGAAGCCTCAGCTGCGGGCAGGTGGTTTAACACAGCAAGTGTTAACCCGAATCTCGGGCAAGAGAGCTCCCCAGGCTCTAGCCGAAGTCAGAGCTCCCAGCCGGGCTCCCCGAGTCCGTCCCGGCTGCGGTCGCGGCTCTCACCTGCCGGGCTCGGCGTGGCGGCCGCGGGCGCCCCCGGCgcgctgcagctgcagctccagctcggcggggcgggcgggggcgaGCGCGGCGTTGAGGCGGAGGCTGAAGCCGTGCACCAGCCGCCGCAGCAGCGTGTCCCCGCGGCCCTTGGGCGCCGACAGCCCCACGTCGTCCCGCAGCTCCTCGGGCGGCACTTCCAGGTTGCCCGCGTACCAAAACACCCACCAGACGAGGCTGAGGAAGATGCCGATGCCGCCCGCGTAGATGAGCAGGTCGGAGAAGAACACGTCGGCGAACACGCCGGCCAGCAGCACCGCCAGCCCCAGCGCGTCGAAGGCCAGCGCCAGCCAGAAGGCGGCTACGCAGCGGCCCAGCCCGCCCGGGGCCGCCATCGGGAGCGGCGCCACCGCCGCCTCGGGCCGCGCTCACCTGAGGGCAGGGCCGGGgacggcggggccgggccgcgcccTCCCACCCGCGGGCAGGTGCAGGGCACGCCCCCCGCACCTGAGGGGACGGTCGGGGCACGCCCCCCGCACCTGAGGGCACGGCCGGGCTGCGCGCAGGGAGGTGGGCACACCCACACCGCCCTCAGCGGCCCCGCCAGCCCCCAGACCGCCGCTCTGCGACTCGAGGGCTGATCTGGCAGATGAGGCCTCTCTGGGAGAGGGGCTCGCCGCTCTTCCCGGGCGCAGAGAGCCGCACAGGGCCGGGCCCACGGCTGTTCCAGCTGAAGGCAGTGCCACTTCAGGCACCCTGGAAGGGAGACACTTCAGAAAAGCGGTCCCCAGGTGAACATCCACTTCGTTGATCTCCACACTTGCAAGGAGAGGCAAGCTGGTCCCAGAGAGCCGAGATTTGCAAGACAGTCACAACGTGCATCTTCAACTGTGCTTGAGGAGACTTAAAAAAAGTGGCTTGAATACAAGTTCAGGTtgacaaacaggaaaaaagttGTCAATGCAGGATGCAAAATTCAGTAAGTAAAATAGTTATGTAAAAGACAAGACATATTTTAGTTCACCCTTGGGTTAGTTAATGATCTTATATCTACCTTTTTACACTTCCAAGTCCTCAAGCACAAGAACTATATTTAGATGTAGGAACTCCTGTGCCTGCTCTCACAAGAGCCTTTTATCTAACTCCTTATTTAATAATGTAAGACAGTGTTACAGTAACTAGAAATATCAAGCTAACAGGAACTATATGACCAGGCCTAATAGCACCTTCCACAATTTTGTGGAAATAGTATGCAAAAAATGATGCTGCTGAGGAAGACTGCTCCTCCAGTGACAGTGAGTGCTACTGGTTTACTGGGATTACAGACTCAATTCCTATCATAGCTTTTGGTTCACAAAATAGTTGAAAAGTTCCAAAAAGTTAGGGTTGCAAAAGGGTCAAAAAAAGTTGACACCACAGATCAAACAGAACATTTTCATATTCCTTAGTGTTTACCACATTTTATTTAGCACCCACCTTCTTTCTAAGCATCTTGATATGAGGATACCCTAAAAAGGAGGTGTGGTAGGATTTTTTGAATGACAAATTGGGCTGGTTAGTTCCTGTTGATTAATCTTGTCTCttaccaccttttttttttattttgagtttttaCCATTAGGACTTTTCAACACAAATCTGCTTCATATTGTCACTCTGCAAAGGACACAAGTGATCATACAGAGAACAACTGGGcagttttgcaaaatttcaaatatatCACCTTTCAGTGCTCAAGTATGTATTTTTCATGCCCTAACAGGACAAGTTCACTAGGCTGGCACACTTGAATTCACACagcctttgggttttttcagatGGAAGAACAACGGTTCTGTGACCATCATGCAGGAATACTCTCAACTGTTctggaagcagaaataaaactcAAAACTGAAGGTAAGATTTTGATTAATGTTGTAAAAGATATAttgtaaaagcaaaattttaaacttACAAATACCTAGGtaaaaacagctaaaaattaCACTGTATGGCTTGGTATCAGGCTGCTAACTTAAATATCTGCAGTAACACCAATCATTGTCAACCTGAacaattaaagaattaaaaaaaaacctgtagcACCTTTAAAGTAAAGGTGCTGCTCTTGGCATGCATGCTTCTTGCTTCAGAAAGGCAgtgtttattaaaatatttctcagaatttttttccttgggataGATCCCTCTCTACCCTTCAACACTTGAAacatttgagtttttttttggtttgggcCAGGAAAAGATAAAAGGTGATGAGGACATTAAGACAGTGAGTTTATTTATACCAGCTTGTGAATTAGAAGGAAACCAATTAATCATTACAGAtcttggtgaaaaaaaaaatctatttggaTCAAATTTCATAAGAAGGTATTTTACTTCATCAATAAATTTGTTTACTAAAAATACACCACAGAATGAAGATCCAAAATGAGTTACAACAGACACTGTTCACACTGACTGTGGCACACGTGCCTTTTTGGGGGTCTGTTTCGGTGGTTTTGAAGCCCTCCTGGCTGACTGTATTGATTTGCCAGCTTTGGGTGTTGCAAAAGACTTtgcttcaggtttttttggagtctttttcatgtctttttcttttattgcttcCTTTGGCTTGCTGACCTGCTTGGCTTTCTTCTCTTTCGATGATGTCTGCAAGTTTGCACCATCTTTTGTAACTTCAGGTTTTGATTTTGGCGTCTCCACGACTAGAGattgtttctttctcttacCAAGgactgttttggttttcttgcCCGAATTGTCACCTTTTTCTGGACTTGGttccattttctgtatttaacacaaacaaaaaatttaccATTCCTACCAAGAAAcatatttcctgtttttcaggaaGAAGGATCAGCGAAAACCATTACAAATGACAAATACTTTAAACTGAACTGTGCCCTAGTCTACTTGCAGTGTGATAACACATCACTGTTCCCTAACACTGCTTCCTAGGGAGCAACGGACAATTTAAACAGTTCAAAATGTTTAGTTTTAACTAAACAAGTTTCTCAATATTATTCCACAATTACCTTCAGGTTAGCTGAGCCTGTTGTTTGTATGGGCACCAGTTGTGGAATTTCTTCTTCATCATCACAATCACCTGGTTCTTGGACTATTTCTACTTTTCCTTTTAACACAGGCTCCTgggtagcagcagcagctttattttctcttgccACAGTGACTTGACTTGACTTCAGGTTTTTACCTGTCTTCTTCACTTTCTTGGGTTTTGCCTTCTAGAATTAATCAGAAGTACAACTCAGACAAATCCCCATACCATTTCTAAATGTATAATAATTGTTTTAATGTAGTTAAAAATTAGATGGTGTAGCAACATTAAAGACTCTTATTCAATAGACCTGGACTAATCAATgatatgtaaaatataaaaaaatgcattgcaTACAGAAGTTTATTATAAATAGCTCACAACTATAGTAATGTCAAGATTACAGTCTTTAAgttaaatattcattaaattaatttcagacaAATGAATATAATCAGAACTCAGTAAAAAGAAATAgccaattattattttttaaaagtatgagCTCCCTTTATATACACAAATATGAGCTTGAGAATTATTCAGATTTCACTGATTAACCAACAAAGAACGATGCATAATCTGAATTCACATATATGTTAATGAGTGTATTTTCAGAGGCAAGTATGGATAAACAATACAAGCAAAGTTCTAAGAATGATTCTCAGGTCCCTTGAGTTTAAAACTCAATAAATAAAGTGTAGAaacactttatttatttccagttGGCTTTAAAACCTGTAAGGGAGTTTccataatttcattattattactGAGTATTTGAAGCCCTGAGACAGGACTGTCTGAGCAGTTTTAGCAATAAAAACCTGGGATCAGTTGCTAATGCATTTAAACCAAAGATGACAATGCATAGAAGGAAGACAAAGAACTAGAACTAAATGTACAGATTTAATTTATGCGAAGTTTGAAGAAGTTTTTGTTACctttacttcatttttcttgaGAGAGAGCTGTTTGTCAAGCTCATCCAGGTTGGAGATATTTGCAGTAAATATTGGAAGTGCAACCGATTTAAGTGTTTTGAGGTGaagaatttttacatttttccatttctgcaaaaacaaaaccagtctATTATGTAAAAATAAGGCTGAAATATGAACCTATTTGTCTGTAATGCAGTCAATCAGTAGTACCTTTGGTAACTTGTTATCAATCACTTTTGCTGCTGCGATGATATTCTCAAGTA
Encoded here:
- the LOC130259235 gene encoding transmembrane protein 238-like — its product is MAAPGGLGRCVAAFWLALAFDALGLAVLLAGVFADVFFSDLLIYAGGIGIFLSLVWWVFWYAGNLEVPPEELRDDVGLSAPKGRGDTLLRRLVHGFSLRLNAALAPARPAELELQLQRAGGARGRHAEPGRIC
- the RSL1D1 gene encoding ribosomal L1 domain-containing protein 1; its protein translation is MAGGKELLDRAQVKKAVEALVAFARSKAKGDVLLLNESESIHLMVTVWKVPRAAKLISIPLPFGIRPETAEVCLFTKDEPNLSAEQTENLYKKLLLQNGIRSISRIISYRTLKKEYKMFEAKRRLLNSFDLFLSDDRIRRLLPSHLGKHFYERKKAPLCVNLKARDLAKELEKHIQGTTLRVNNKGCCYTMHIGHTRMKVDEILENIIAAAKVIDNKLPKKWKNVKILHLKTLKSVALPIFTANISNLDELDKQLSLKKNEVKKAKPKKVKKTGKNLKSSQVTVARENKAAAATQEPVLKGKVEIVQEPGDCDDEEEIPQLVPIQTTGSANLKKMEPSPEKGDNSGKKTKTVLGKRKKQSLVVETPKSKPEVTKDGANLQTSSKEKKAKQVSKPKEAIKEKDMKKTPKKPEAKSFATPKAGKSIQSARRASKPPKQTPKKARVPQSV